In Microtus ochrogaster isolate Prairie Vole_2 unplaced genomic scaffold, MicOch1.0 UNK34, whole genome shotgun sequence, one genomic interval encodes:
- the Trpc5os gene encoding putative uncharacterized protein TRPC5OS, producing the protein MESVSIPALVAGLIDCVAQLIRIAEELLQFVSQEQAPLAQQNDTAEAAAAAAPPPDEDSLPDLADLSDLESILSVKEDEDLILDMDDTMIDMTDIYEDILPAIKDDTESE; encoded by the coding sequence ATGGAATCTGTGTCGATCCCTGCACTGGTTGCTGGACTTATTGATTGCGTAGCCCAGCTAATAAGAATAGCCGAGGAGCTGTTGCAGTTTGTCTCACAGGAACAAGCTCCTTTGGCACAACAGAATGATACAGCGGAAGCAGCGGCAGCAGCTGCACCTCCTCCTGATGAAGATTCTCTACCGGATCTTGCTGATCTTTCTGACTTAGAATCAATACTTTCAGTAAAAGAAGATGAAGACCTAATCCTTGATATGGATGACACTATGATAGATATGACTGACATCTATGAGGATATACTCCCTGCAATAAAGGATGATACAGAAAGTGAATAA